The proteins below are encoded in one region of Cucurbita pepo subsp. pepo cultivar mu-cu-16 chromosome LG10, ASM280686v2, whole genome shotgun sequence:
- the LOC111803327 gene encoding cationic amino acid transporter 2, vacuolar-like: MGFLVDSREGSGRDGQSLRIGFKALIRRKQVDSAHSSTSSSSSSSRQHQLARELSISHLISIGVGATIGAGVYILVGTVAREHSGPALAISFLIAGIAAALSAFCYAELSSRCPSAGSAYHYAYICVGEGVAWLVGWALILEYTLGGSAVARGISPNLALMFGGNDRLPSFLARQTLPGLDIVVDPCAAILVLIVTALLCKGIKESIAAQAIVTAANICAMMFVIVAGSYLGFKTGWVGYRLPTGYFPYGVDGMLAGSATVFFAYIGFDAVASTAEEVKNPQRDLPVGIASSLSLCCALYMLVSIVIVGLVPYYEMDPDTPISSAFAQNGMQWAAYVVSAGAVTALCSTLLGSILPQPRILMAMARDGLLPSFFSDVSKNTQVPVKSTIASGVGAAILAFFMDVSELAGMVSVGTLLAFTTVAVSVLILRYIPPNEVPLPLSLQEPFDPLSLPCQMSADDTHEKSSEINSPKDSAKPLLDKVDSSIDIPTIGSYLTRYGCILNEKRRRKIAGWSILSTCVGALILTYAASNLSLPSYVRYSVCGTGVMLLLSALVVLSCIDQDDARHNFGHAGGFTCPFVPLLPIVCILINIYLLINLGVDTWARVSIWLAIGVIVYAVYGRTHSCLHDVIYVPAGHAEKVNKYSREVLA, from the exons ATGGGTTTCTTGGTTGATTCTAGAGAGGGTAGTGGAAGGGATGGACAGAGTTTAAGGATTGGTTTCAAAGCGTTGATAAGGAGGAAACAGGTTGATTCTGCTCACTCAtcaacatcttcttcatcatcatcatcaaggCAACATCAGTTAGCCAGAGAGCTATCGATTTCTCATCTTATTTCAATAG GAGTTGGTGCTACTATTGGGGCTGGAGTGTATATTCTTGTTGGAACTGTAGCTAGAGAGCATTCAGGACCAGCCCTTGCTATCTCCTTCCTTATTGCTGGAATAGCTGCAGCGCTTTCTGCATTTTGCTATGCGGAGCTTTCAAGTCGTTGCCCATCTGCTGGAAGTGCTTATCACTATGCATACATATGTGTTGGAGAAGG TGTTgcttggttggttggttgggcTTTGATTCTGGAATATACACTTGGTGGCTCAGCTGTTGCACGTGGAATATCTCCAAATTTG GCCTTAATGTTCGGTGGCAACGATCGGTTGCCTTCGTTTCTAGCTCGACAGACTCTACCTGGACTTGATATTGTTGTTGATCCATGTGCAGcaattttagttttgattgTCACTGCACTTTTATGCAAGGGGATCAAGGAG AGTATTGCAGCACAAGCTATTGTGACAGCAGCAAATATATGTGCAATGATGTTTGTCATTGTAGCTGGCTCTTATCTCGGTTTCAAGACAGGATGGGTTGGCTATAGACTTCCTACAGG GTATTTTCCCTATGGAGTAGATGGGATGCTTGCTGGGTCTGCTACCGTCTTCTTCGCTTATATTGGTTTCGATGCTGTGGCGAGTACTGCTGAAGAG GTGAAAAATCCTCAACGAGACTTGCCAGTGGGGATAGCCTCTTCATTATCTCTTTGCTGTGCACTATATATGTTGGTCTCGATTGTCATTGTTGGTCTGGTGCCTTATTATGAGATGGATCCTGACACCCCCATCTCCTCTGCCTTTGCTCAGAATGGGATGCAATGGGCAGC TTATGTGGTGAGTGCTGGAGCTGTTACTGCGCTGTGCTCAACATTGCTGGGTTCTATTCTCCCTCAG cCACGAATCTTGATGGCAATGGCAAGAGATGGGTTGCTGCCCTCTTTTTTCTCGGATGTTAGTAAAAATACTCAAGTTCCTGTTAAGAGCACCATAGCAAGTGGTGTTGGTGCTGCAATCTTGGCCTTTTTCATGGATGTTTCAGAATTGGCTGGGATG GTCAGTGTTGGTACCCTTCTTGCATTTACCACAGTGGCTGTATCAGTGTTGATTCTCAGATACATTCCACCCAATGAGGTGCCATTGCCATTATCTCTTCAAGAGCCATTTGATCCACTGTCCCTACCATGTCAAATGAGTGCTGATGATACTCATGAGAAAAGTTCGGAGATCAATTCTCCAAAGGACAGTGCTAAACCCTTGCTTGATAAAGTGGATTCATCAATTGACATCCCCACAATTGGCAGCTATCTGACTCGATATGGCT GCATTCTAAATGAGAAGAGACGACGGAAAATTGCCGGATGGTCCATCTTGTCAACATGCGTTGGGGCACTAATCCTAACGTATGCGGCTTCAAATTTGAGCCTTCCAAG CTATGTGCGGTATTCAGTTTGTGGAACAGGCGTTATGCTTCTTTTATCTGCTTTGGTTGTGCTTTCGTGCATAGACCAAGATGATGCAAGGCACAACTTTGGGCACGCAGGAG gTTTCACCTGTCCATTTGTTCCTCTGCTGCCAATTGTGTGTATCCTCATCAACATATACTTGCTCATCAATCTCGG AGTCGATACATGGGCTCGGGTGTCAATATGGCTAGCAATTGGAGTGATCGTTTACGCCGTCTACGGTCGAACCCACAGCTGTCTACACGACGTAATCTATGTACCAGCGGGGCATGCCGAGAAAGTAAACAAGTACTCGAGGGAGGTGCTGGCTTGA